The DNA window GCGCTGATCTCCGCGACAGCGGCGGCGCGCGACGAGCTGGGAACCCTGACCCCTGAGTGTCAGGCGATCAGGGACCTGTGTGGAGAGTGGCGTTCCGTGGCAGAGATATCCGCGCTGCTGCGGATCCCGCTCGGTGTCGCGCGGGTACTCGTGGCGGACATGTCGGAACAGGGCCTGGTGCAGATCCGATCGTCGCTCGGCTCCGACGAAAGCCGGCCCAATGTCAACCTGCTTGAAAGGGTGCTCAGTGGACTTCGCAAGCTCTAGCCCGGCCGACGAGGGCGGTGCTGCGGCGAACGCGATGACATCGGTCAAGATCGTCGTCGCTGGAGGCTTCGGTGTCGGAAAGACGACGTTCGTCGGCTCCGTTTCCGAGATCGTACCGCTGACCACCGAAGCGGTCATGACAAGCGCCAGTGTGGGCGTTGACGATCTCGCCAAGACACCGGACAAGCAGTCCACCACTGTGGCGATGGACTTCGGCCGTGTCTCGCTGGACTCGGACCTGATCCTGTACCTGTTCGGTACCCCGGGGCAGCACAGGTTCTGGTTCATGTGGGACGACCTGGTCAAGGGCGCTATCGGTGCTGTGGTGCTTGTCGACACGAGGCGCCTCGCCGACTGCTTCCCCGCCATCGACTACTTCGAGGAAGCGCGCCTGCCCTTCGTGGTGGCGGTCAACGGGTTCGACGGCTACTATCCGCACGCTCCGGAGGAGGTGCGCGACGCCCTCACCCTCAGCCCCGACATCCCCATTGTCCAGGTCGATGCGCGCGGCAAGGACTCCACCAAGTCGACCCTGATCAGACTGGTGGAACACGCCATCACGGTGGGTGACGCCAACAGTTCCGGCCAGCCGACATCCACGGGCGGTCAGACCTCGTGGCGTTAGGGGCGCGGCTTACGCCCCTAACGCCAACGGTCCCGGCCAGGGTCAGGAGGTGCGGTGCGCCACCGCTCGCACCGGTGCGCCGTCCCCGCTGGACAACCGGATCGGGAACGCGCTGATCCACGGGTTCGGGAAGTCGACCCGATCCAGCCCGCGCAGGTTCTCGATGATGGTCCCTCCCGCTCCCAGGAGGGTATGGTGCGCTGCCCAGTCTCCGGCAGGGTGGGGGCCGTAGGGCGTCTCGTCCGGACTCAGCGTATCGACACCGACCGTACGCACCCCGGAGTCGACGAGGAGCTGCGCCGCATCACCCGTCAGGTAGGGATGGTGGAAGTAGCGTTCGGTGCGGTAGTGGGTGTCCCAGCCGGTACGCACCAGAACTATGGTTCCCGGTGCGAACCCGTCCCGCCAGGGGGCGAGGTCGTCCCGGGTGATAGGGGAACGGTCCTCCCGGCCGGTGACGTCGACCACGATCCCCGGCCCGGTGAACAGCTCCAGCGGAAGGTCGTCCAGACGGGTGCCGTCCGTCCGGAAGTGGTAGGGCGCGTCAACGTGGGTCCCGCTGTGGGAGGTCAGGCACACGTCGGTACTGTTGACGCCGTCCTCGGCGATGTTCTTCGCCGAGTGGAGTGAGGGCGCCGACTCCCCGGGATAGGCCTGGGTGTCCGCGCTTATGGGGTGGCTCAGGTCGATGACGCCGGTTGCGCCCACGATGTCTCCAATCCGTCTGCGGATCCGTGAGGTGGTTCCGGTCCGTGTGGTGAGACACGGTACTCTCCGCCCCGCGGGCGGTTCCCGTGCCCGGCCGCGTACGCGCCATGACCGTACTGCCGACGGGAGGGGAAACAGCGACGGGTCGCCCACCGCGGGCGAGGGCCGTTCGGCTGTAGCGGCCGAAAGCCCGAGGTGCCAGTATCGCCTCACGCGGGAAGGACGACCCCGTGGCTGTGTTCCACCCGGGAGAGCGGATTCCCGTTCCGGCATGCTCCCCCGTCCGCGTGTTCGCCACGAATCCGTCCGACCCACCGTCCCCGTGCGTTTCCGTCTCCTCCGCCGCGGCGACGGCTGACGCCCGCACCGTCCGAAAGGAGGAAGCGCGTCCACGGCATCGCGCTAGATCCAACGATGAATGCGAATCCTGGGGACAACCAGCCCGAAGAGCAGCCCGATCCGGGTACCAACGCC is part of the Haloactinospora alba genome and encodes:
- a CDS encoding DUF742 domain-containing protein, with translation MVAPHSREDGSASWFGQQPGGASRAPAERPDGGDVPRPKQQPDDQQPTPAGDPPSNAPSSLVRPYAVTRGRTKPKSQLPLEALISATAAARDELGTLTPECQAIRDLCGEWRSVAEISALLRIPLGVARVLVADMSEQGLVQIRSSLGSDESRPNVNLLERVLSGLRKL
- a CDS encoding GTP-binding protein; the encoded protein is MTSVKIVVAGGFGVGKTTFVGSVSEIVPLTTEAVMTSASVGVDDLAKTPDKQSTTVAMDFGRVSLDSDLILYLFGTPGQHRFWFMWDDLVKGAIGAVVLVDTRRLADCFPAIDYFEEARLPFVVAVNGFDGYYPHAPEEVRDALTLSPDIPIVQVDARGKDSTKSTLIRLVEHAITVGDANSSGQPTSTGGQTSWR
- a CDS encoding cyclase family protein, translated to MGATGVIDLSHPISADTQAYPGESAPSLHSAKNIAEDGVNSTDVCLTSHSGTHVDAPYHFRTDGTRLDDLPLELFTGPGIVVDVTGREDRSPITRDDLAPWRDGFAPGTIVLVRTGWDTHYRTERYFHHPYLTGDAAQLLVDSGVRTVGVDTLSPDETPYGPHPAGDWAAHHTLLGAGGTIIENLRGLDRVDFPNPWISAFPIRLSSGDGAPVRAVAHRTS